CTTATATTTTTCTCTTATCTTGCCCTTCCAGCTTAGTATTatattttatccatttttatcttataattttatcttgtatcttattttttatattacTGGTGCATCATATTACAAAATAAAAGCAAATGAAATAATCTATTCAAACAAAATACTAATacagtataatataatatcataAAATATGATACACCGtacgttgtttttctttttgtttttcttttccgaCACTAAGCTTCCGCGCTAAACAAGCTGTAAAGCtgtagggtttagggtttagtcTTAAGCTTCCGCTCTAGTTTCTCTTTGAATTGCTGCAACAATGGAAGACGAAGAAAATAAGGGAGCAGGAACAACAATGCCTCTGTCTCTGTTCGAAAATAAACTCTCTCAGGAGGCTAAACTCAAACACCTTCTTCGCAACTTAACCTCTACAGACTTACAGCTATGTTCCGATGCTTCAAAGGAGTTCCTCAAGCTTCTCAAATCCGATTCTGGACCCGAATTTCTCAACCTGTACATTCAGAATTCATCTAAGTGTATCGAACTCGAACAAGCTTGGGAGCTCCGAAAAGGCAAAACTGGACTTTACTATGTTTTCAATTTAATTTCTGGAATTCTCAATCATTCTTACGGGAAAAACAGAGCTGAAAAAGACCCGAAAGTTGCTTTAGTTGTCAATGCGTTGGATAAGTTTGCGAAATCGATAGTGGAAAAGAGAATGAATGATTTGTATAAGGAATTGAACAGTAAAGAGGCAAAGCGCCAACGCGCTGCCCTTTTTCTGTTGGCTTCTATAGTTAGGCGTAGTTCATGGATGGCGTGGGAAGTGGCCAAGTGTTTTGACTTTAAAATCCCTGTATTTGGGAAACTAGCTGAGTGGAAAGTTAAGAAAATTGAAGCGGAAAAGAAGAAGCACCATTCGACGAGGAAGGCTTTTGTTGGTTTTGCTATATCTTTTTTGGAGGTAGGGAATGCCAGGTTGTTGAGAGGTGTGTTGCAGCAGAAGGATATGTATTCTGGTGTGCTTCGCGGGTTGGGTAATGATGATGAGGATACTGTGGTTTATGTTTTGTCCACTTTGTGCGATAGGGTTCTTGTTCCTGATTCACTGGTGCCCACCGGGCTTAGAAGTGTGCTTTTCGGGAGTGTAACTTTGGAGCAGCTCGCCAGCATTTCGGGACGAGAGGGTGGCGGATTGGCTGCAGAGTTAGCTCATGAACTGTTATATATGGTGTGTACTGATCCTTCTAATGGATTGATGCCAGATTTGAAGAGGGTACCTAGTCCATTGAGAGGAAACCCGAAAAGGCTATTGGGCCTTATGAAGAAGTTAAAAGCTGCAGAAGTTGAGAACCACAGAAACCTGCTTTTGGCAATTGttaaggggaagtcgtcttttggtTCAGCTTATTTGGATGAGTTCCCTTACAATCTTGAAGACCCTTCGTCTCGTAACTGGTTAGAAAATATTGCTTATTAGAGTTTATTTTTGAATATCAGTATTGTTGTCTCTCCATTGTGACTCAATTACTTGCAGGTTTGCTTCAGTTTCTTTGGCAGCAAATGTGCTCTCCTCTGTTGGTGACGGACTTGTCTTTGGATTTATTGGATCTCAAACCCAGGAGCCACCAACTCTTAACAGCCCAGAGGTGCAAAATATCATGAAGTGCATTGGACCACGATCCTTCTCTCGGCTGGTGATTAATAAAGGGTTACTTCATTCTGATCCTCTAGCAAAACATGGAACTTTGAAGCTCGTGTTGGAGGTTCTGAAATTGTTGGAGTTACTAATTGGTGCATTAAACAGTGTATCGTCTTCCCAAGGTCAGATGATCCACAAATGGGAATCCCTCAAGCAAGATATCTGGAATGCAGTTCGGATTCTTCTCCCCGATCCTCAAGTTCTGTTCTCATTACTCTCTTCACTGAATGAATTTTACAGAGGTCTTGAGCAATGCTCAAAAAGACCCGCAGATTCTGAAATAGGAGATAAGATGAACAGTAGGAAGAAGCTGAAAATTGATGTTGCAAATGAAGATACAGACATTCTTGTTGGTGGGGTTAGTTACTCCCCTGATGCTGCTCTGCCCCTTGACGGTGAAGGAATCATAAATGAAGATGACATGGATAATTCTAAAGATGAAGCTTATTTTTTGAAGCTTATAACAGAACTCTGGGGTTTGCATTCTTCTGCTTTGCCAGACTCTACTGTAAAAGAGGCAGAAGTGCTATTCTATTCCAAGTTGCTTAATGCTTTAACGGTATATTATGTGAGTTTCAAACGCTTGAATCCTAGTTGTGCTGGATTTTTGTGAAACAAAGTGTTTGTGAAATTATAGAGGAAGCATTTGTTTGCATTTAGGGAAGTTAAAAACGTTTGCATGTAATAATTGATAAATATATTGCATCTAAAAACATGTTATCTGCAGTATCCCGTCGGTTTGACTCTGTATTAACTATTGCTGCATTTGTGTTAAGTTAGTGCCCACGTAAGCCACTCCAGTTGTTCCTCTATGTATTGATACTCATTTAAAATATTCCATTTTCTTGGTGGATCAATCAGTGACTTGTAGCATGTTGTTTGAATTTAACATTGTCAGTCTTATAAACTTTTAGCTTTACCTTATGTTCGTAGGTAGAACTTCAGATGCCCATGTTTTCGAGCGTATATTTGGATGAAACTTTTTCCtggatttttcttttattcttcttgtATGTGCTCTGAAACTGGAAATCCTCTGCTATTTAATATGATATATATCTAGTATTCTGATTTACGAATGTAAATCTGTTCACGCGAACTTAATAGTTCCTAATTCGAATAGGGAAAAATAAATGGAGAAATCCTGATATGTATTGCTTACATTTTGgatgttatttttctttcttgcaGAAAACAATGCCTACTATGTTGGAAGgattatttgattttttcaaaattctgCCGAACAACCCGCTAGCATTACCAACTATGTTGCAACAAGCTCTGTTATCTCTGCTCCAAGAACATGTTGGTTGGTCCTCTAAATGCGAAATTGCCTCAAGAGTTCACCCACAAATGTACAAGCATTTGCTTCCATTTCTGGAGTTGTCAATGTATTCACAAAACAGAGACATTAAAGATCAAGCATACAGTCTAGCGAAGGCATCGATGTATAGTACTGGTGCATTTGACCAGAACCCAAAGGAAATTTGTTCATGGTTCTTCTTTATTCCTGGGTATAGAAAAGACTACATGCTTGGAGGAGCAGTAGGGTGTGATATCTACAAAAAATTGTCCTCACCTGTTCTTCTTTTCCTACGTGATGCTGTAATTGAATCTGGCAATAAGTTATTCTATTATTTGAATCTCTTAAGGTCTTCTTTGAGTAGCATACCAGGCGCTAAAGGTACTTGAAATTTCATACAATGTTCTtggtcttctttttcttttcctcaaaaAAGATGGATTTTAActtttaccttttcttttttgtaGTGATATATTTTCCATGTGACTTGACAAATATTGGATATGtcgtattatttttgtttcttttgttctaTGATTTTTtgtggggggtggggtgggggctGTGACCATTATTCTACTTGTTCACTGGATAAAGCACTCATCACTTTACTCATTCTTGATCTACTATTTCAGTTTCTATTGGATTCATAGTGCATCATGATCGTGCTTCAATTGGAACTTTAACTTTTCCGCCGACATTTAATTGGTCTATCTTATTTCTTATAAATGAAATAGTTAACCGAATGGCTTGCAAAATCTTTTTAAACCTGCCAAAGTTCCGCAAACTCGAAAGGAAGAACTTAACAGTATGCTGAAAAGACTACTTGCGGTATTCTGACAGTTATGTGACACTTCTTGCAGATACATCTCCTGATTTCAGCGCTTTCACTATTTGCATCTTGGATAAGTGCCTAACATTGATAACTGCTGAATCTGGTGCTTTTTCTGTATCTGAGAAGTCAATGGTTTCATTATACATGTGCAATACCCTAAAGTATCTCCTGGAGACTCAGGTAATATCTGTCCTTacatttatgtaattttttttttcaatttgaaTTGATCGTACTTTAGGTGCTTTCCCCTCTTGACAGTGTCTATCTTTCCTGAACTTTGTTAGGTGGATCCATTACTTTTATCTTCAATAATTGATTTGAAGCTCTCTGAGAGACTTGAAGCTGCTTATGACTTGGATGATTCTCAATGTCTCTGTGAGTGGAGGCCATTCAACAGTTTACTACATTTGGCTCGGAGAATTTTGCAGAAAACTTACAGAATATCTTCCAACTGCAACGAAGTTGTGTATACTGACAGTTCTTTTACCCGTACAGTTGGTGAAGTCCAAAGATTGCTGAAGAGTGAGTTTGATGGTAGTCTGCTTGGAGTAACCATTGGGTTTTGCTTTTCATTGGCATGCACAAGACCAGCTGAGATAATACAGAATTTCCCTTTAATCATGTCTGTCTCAAATAAATTGCTTGGGGTCCCTCTCTCATTGTTGATGCAACTATTTTTCTCAGAACCTAGTCTTCTTAATGATGCTTCTAAGAGATGGCGAGAAATCTTCTTCACGGGTCTGGATAGGGCCGTAACTGGATTAAGTGGTGGGAGAACAATGGACTGCAGTGTCATCAGTTCAATGGATAACAAGTCTAATGCATTTTCTGTATTTTTGGACCGTGCACCTTTTTATATTCTCTTCCCAGCAATTCTGGATATTGATGGATTGGATTTGTCTAATCAATCAGGATTGCAAAACTTGTTTATGGCAAAGCTTTCTGAGGAGACATCTGATCATCTTCTTTCCATTTTCCGCTATTTACTCTTTTGGTTGAATCAAGCTCAATTATCATATAGAAATGAGCATTTCGAGGGGTTTGAAAAGCTTTCTGAAGCTTGCTTCCTTCTCCTGAGCCGCATGTTGAAAGAGTTGGTGGTTGAAAAATTTAATTCTTGCGGTTTAGACACCTTTACTCCTTTCACAATTCACTTTGTTAAAGAGTTGGTTGTAACTATCCTAGATCACCCTGCTGTGGCAGCAGTGCTGGAGTGCCCATCCCCTGTTAAAAGTGATTTTGCATGTGGAATAATTAAGGACAGTGTTGACCAGTTTGTTGAATCAGCTAAACTGGAAGTCAGCAAGATGGATCATCATGTGCATAATTTGTTAAAAGCAACTTCTGAGCTCTGGTTGTCTTTCTGCCATAGCCAAGGCTCCTCATCTGAAGTTTATCATGCTAATAAACATGTCATAAGTTCATTCAAGAATGTGGTAAATAAACTGGTTATGGCATTTAAGCAGAAGATGAATGAATGCATGAAGTCGAAGAACGTAATACCTTTAGTTCCTACATTATGTGCTCTACACAATTTGATTCATTTCATATCTCCCTTTGAGATGCTTGAACTGGTCCATTGGATGCTGTCTGCAATTGACCATGAGGATCGTTCTGTTTGGCTGACTTCAGTGCTCTGTGTTGGATTACACATTGCTGGTTCTGCATTTAGTCATCTGGCAGCAAACATGCAGCAGCCACATGAAAAAATgcctttttgtttgttttggggaattcaacaggaacaattTGATGTCATCCTCTATGAGAAAATCTTTTCGCAAGTATACGAAATTGCCACTCGTTTTGAACTTGATGTTGCTGATATCTGTCTGCTCAAAGCTGTAAAAGTTGTGAAAACACATAAAGCTATCCAGAAGCCAAGCCATCCTTTTCTTAAGATTACATGTAGAGCTGTGGCTAACACTCATGTCAATATCCTTTCTCATTGCATGCTCAAAATAACCAAAAGAAAAGCTGAAATCTTGTTTCTTGTTGCTGATATAAGCCCCCTGCATCTATCAGTATTTGGAAAGTTATTTTCAGACATGATGAATAAATACGTGGCAGTCAAGTCTTGTGCAGTACAGCAAATTTGTGGTTATTCTGATGAGGACATGTTGATGCTTCTTCCCACTGTCATCCTGTACTTGAATTCAATTCCTTCTAAGTTTGGGGGCCAACTTTGCATGCTTCATGAGAATATAGTTTCTTTTTATTGGGGAATACTCAAGCAAGGTTTCTCTATCTGGAAGAGCTATGTTTCCAGGGAGATATTTCAGGTAGAATGCTGTGAAAACCTATCAATGGAAGATTCTCTGAATCTTGTCTCAGGTAGTCTTCTTACAAATACTGTTCTTGTAGCTCAACTTTTCTTTGAATTGAGAGGTGATTTGGTGAACGTGAAAAAGCGCATGAGTATATTCAATTCTGTTTGCTCAAGTGAATATAGTGATCTGCTGGAGTTCGATCTCACTCAAGATGGTGCTTATTCAGTTGAGGAGTCTTTGAATGTTGTCAACAGGACTGTTACAAAAATACGTTTGTGTAGGGCACTTTTATTCTCCGAGAAGAGGAAGTTTCCATCTGTGCTGAAGAGAGACACAGAATTGATTCCTTCAGAAGATTGCTCCATTTTAGACTTGGCAAGAATCCGGCTTCTGAACCTGTTGGTTCAATCGTGGCAGCTTATTGTCAAGAGATGTTCTTTGAACGTTGTTGACTTCTCGCAAATTGAAGTTGGAAGCTGTTCCTTGTTTAGATATCTGGAAGTATATATTCTGAGAAATTTAATGGAAATAACAATGGAGATGCATGATTGTCTTCTGAATTTGGCTTCTCTTCCATTTATAGAGCAACTTGCTAAGTCATCTCTTTTGCATAGGTTTTACGATCCTACGACACTGCGGATGCTCCGAGCTATTATCTCATCGGTATCTGAGGGGAAGTTCTCTTGCATTTCAATTATTCAACTGTTGCTTGCACATTCGCAATTTGCAGCTACAATCCATTCTTCTCCCATCTCAGCTGGTCATTCTCACTTTGGGCTGATATTTACTCCTTTGCCGAGCATCATGAGATCGTATGTTCCATGTATTGATCAAGATGCCCTTGATCTAAAAGATAATTTTAAACTATCTGAAGAACGTGCCCGGCAGTTGGAACTTGTTAAGTTGCTTAAGTTGCTTTTCCAGATCAGGGCTCAGCAATGTGATATTGATAATGTAAAAGACATTGGAATAAATTTGAGGGAATTGGTCTTTTTACTATTATCTTCTTATGGTGCAAGTATGAGTGCGATTGACTTGGAGATATACAGCTTACTGGATGAAATCAAGTCGGCTAATGACTTGGATGAAGAAAGTATGGCTAAATTGGATTTCCTATGGAGTAGTGCTCTGCTGAAAGTCAGAAAAGAAAATGAACTGGTGCAGACTCTCTCTCGTAATTTGAGCGAAGCTGAAGCAGTTGATGACTACCGCAGAATCCACTTCAGAGAAAACATTCccattgaccccaaattttgtgcAACTACTGTGCTTTATTTCCCATATGATAGAACTGTTGGTGCGGGGATTCTCAGAAAACCTGAAACGGATAATCCTGATTTTAGATATGCGGTACTCCTATTATAGATAGTTTCTTTTTTCAtaatctttgatttttctttcaattttcagagAGCAAGGAATAATGGATATTTTCTGTAGTTTCTCCCAGATCTGTCTAATTCTAAACTTCGGAAATATCTGCAGGTGCATTACACAGATGTTGAGAAAATCTGCGTGTATGATCCCATTTTTATCTTGCGCTTCTCAGTTCATTGTCTTTCTATGGGTTTTATTGAGCCCTTGGAGTTTGCTAGCTTAGGCTTGCTTGCGATTAGTGCTGTCAGTATATCTTCACCTGATGATGACATGAGGAAATTAGGTTACGAGGTTCTTGGAAGGTTCAAGAGTACACTGGAGGTACCTTCTTTTTTATCACTAAATACTTTTTTATTGATAGCAAAAAGTAGTCAGGCACTAAGCTCTAGCGCTGAACTATACAAGTTGAGAGGATCTCctgtacaaaaaagaaaaaggagcgTCTCCCTGTACAAAATTACTCCTGTAATGAGCTAATAAAGTCAGTCATTCCTATTTCATCATATATCCTGTAGAATGTAGATTACATGAAAGTGCCAGTAGCCTTAAACACCTATGCTTCATGATCTGAATTGAGCTGTTCTTTCCATCAAAACACCTTTCAATCCTCTCTTTCCAAAGCAACCAACAAACACACGCAGGAATAGTAATCTACTATTTTCTATTTGTCTTACTAGGACAGCAGCATCTCCAGCAAATCAGTAGGTTTTTTAACGATTGTGGCAAAATCACACTCTCTCCGGAAATGCTAAaaatatccccccccccccatttgtCTTGGTGGCCGACAATGTAAGAACAGGTGATTGCAGCATAACACAAAAAACATCTGCTACACAGAGGCAGACCCCTTCTCTGTAGATTACTTTGGGTGAGATTAGCTTCGTATGCAGCAACCCGCGTAAAACATGCTACTTTGTATGGTGCACTTGTCTTCTATATCATCGTCCATGGCTATTGAGTAGGACTACCACACACATTACTTAACCATTTATAGCATGACCCTACAGATAACGTCCCATTGCCTTGTCTTCTCCACCTAAGTGAATCAGTAGTCTCTGAATTTATCTGGAATTGTTCTAGCCTTTGTATTAGCTGCGCAAGCCTGTTCACCTCCCCGTCAAAATATGGCCTTCTAAAATGAAGGTTCCAAGCATTTTCACTTCGGCTCTGGCCGATTGTGGCTTCTGTATCCATCACCAAATTATCTAAATCTGGGAATTCAATTTTGAGGGGAGTATGGCCCAGCCAAGAATCATGCCAGAATTTTTTGCTTCTTCCATCCCCCGCTTTAAGCACAATGTTTGTTTCAAAGAGTGGCAAGAGGCTGCGTATATGCCTCCATAC
The sequence above is drawn from the Nicotiana tabacum cultivar K326 chromosome 13, ASM71507v2, whole genome shotgun sequence genome and encodes:
- the LOC107824626 gene encoding uncharacterized protein LOC107824626 isoform X11, with amino-acid sequence MEDEENKGAGTTMPLSLFENKLSQEAKLKHLLRNLTSTDLQLCSDASKEFLKLLKSDSGPEFLNLYIQNSSKCIELEQAWELRKGKTGLYYVFNLISGILNHSYGKNRAEKDPKVALVVNALDKFAKSIVEKRMNDLYKELNSKEAKRQRAALFLLASIVRRSSWMAWEVAKCFDFKIPVFGKLAEWKVKKIEAEKKKHHSTRKAFVGFAISFLEVGNARLLRGVLQQKDMYSGVLRGLGNDDEDTVVYVLSTLCDRVLVPDSLVPTGLRSVLFGSVTLEQLASISGREGGGLAAELAHELLYMVCTDPSNGLMPDLKRVPSPLRGNPKRLLGLMKKLKAAEVENHRNLLLAIVKGKSSFGSAYLDEFPYNLEDPSSRNWFASVSLAANVLSSVGDGLVFGFIGSQTQEPPTLNSPEVQNIMKCIGPRSFSRLVINKGLLHSDPLAKHGTLKLVLEVLKLLELLIGALNSVSSSQGQMIHKWESLKQDIWNAVRILLPDPQVLFSLLSSLNEFYRGLEQCSKRPADSEIGDKMNSRKKLKIDVANEDTDILVGGVSYSPDAALPLDGEGIINEDDMDNSKDEAYFLKLITELWGLHSSALPDSTVKEAEVLFYSKLLNALTVYYKTMPTMLEGLFDFFKILPNNPLALPTMLQQALLSLLQEHVGWSSKCEIASRVHPQMYKHLLPFLELSMYSQNRDIKDQAYSLAKASMYSTGAFDQNPKEICSWFFFIPGYRKDYMLGGAVGCDIYKKLSSPVLLFLRDAVIESGNKLFYYLNLLRSSLSSIPGAKDTSPDFSAFTICILDKCLTLITAESGAFSVSEKSMVSLYMCNTLKYLLETQVDPLLLSSIIDLKLSERLEAAYDLDDSQCLCEWRPFNSLLHLARRILQKTYRISSNCNEVVYTDSSFTRTVGEVQRLLKSEFDGSLLGVTIGFCFSLACTRPAEIIQNFPLIMSVSNKLLGVPLSLLMQLFFSEPSLLNDASKRWREIFFTGLDRAVTGLSGGRTMDCSVISSMDNKSNAFSVFLDRAPFYILFPAILDIDGLDLSNQSGLQNLFMAKLSEETSDHLLSIFRYLLFWLNQAQLSYRNEHFEGFEKLSEACFLLLSRMLKELVVEKFNSCGLDTFTPFTIHFVKELVVTILDHPAVAAVLECPSPVKSDFACGIIKDSVDQFVESAKLEVSKMDHHVHNLLKATSELWLSFCHSQGSSSEVYHANKHVISSFKNVVNKLVMAFKQKMNECMKSKNVIPLVPTLCALHNLIHFISPFEMLELVHWMLSAIDHEDRSVWLTSVLCVGLHIAGSAFSHLAANMQQPHEKMPFCLFWGIQQEQFDVILYEKIFSQVYEIATRFELDVADICLLKAVKVVKTHKAIQKPSHPFLKITCRAVANTHVNILSHCMLKITKRKAEILFLVADISPLHLSVFGKLFSDMMNKYVAVKSCAVQQICGYSDEDMLMLLPTVILYLNSIPSKFGGQLCMLHENIVSFYWGILKQGFSIWKSYVSREIFQVECCENLSMEDSLNLVSGSLLTNTVLVAQLFFELRGDLVNVKKRMSIFNSVCSSEYSDLLEFDLTQDGAYSVEESLNVVNRTVTKIRLCRALLFSEKRKFPSVLKRDTELIPSEDCSILDLARIRLLNLLVQSWQLIVKRCSLNVVDFSQIEVGSCSLFRYLEVYILRNLMEITMEMHDCLLNLASLPFIEQLAKSSLLHRFYDPTTLRMLRAIISSVSEGKFSCISIIQLLLAHSQFAATIHSSPISAGHSHFGLIFTPLPSIMRSYVPCIDQDALDLKDNFKLSEERARQLELVKLLKLLFQIRAQQCDIDNVKDIGINLRELVFLLLSSYGASMSAIDLEIYSLLDEIKSANDLDEESMAKLDFLWSSALLKVRKENELVQTLSRNLSEAEAVDDYRRIHFRENIPIDPKFCATTVLYFPYDRTVGAGILRKPETDNPDFRYAVHYTDVEKICVYDPIFILRFSVHCLSMGFIEPLEFASLGLLAISAVSISSPDDDMRKLGYEVLGRFKSTLEKCQKRKDVMRLRLLMSYLQNGIEEPWQKISSITAVFVAEASFVLLDPSHDHYSAISAYLMRSPSANMKGIPLFHNFFWSSSTNFIAERLWILRLLYSGLNANDDTQIYIRNAIFETLLSFYVSPISSHESKELIVQLIA
- the LOC107824626 gene encoding uncharacterized protein LOC107824626 isoform X8, with translation MEDEENKGAGTTMPLSLFENKLSQEAKLKHLLRNLTSTDLQLCSDASKEFLKLLKSDSGPEFLNLYIQNSSKCIELEQAWELRKGKTGLYYVFNLISGILNHSYGKNRAEKDPKVALVVNALDKFAKSIVEKRMNDLYKELNSKEAKRQRAALFLLASIVRRSSWMAWEVAKCFDFKIPVFGKLAEWKVKKIEAEKKKHHSTRKAFVGFAISFLEVGNARLLRGVLQQKDMYSGVLRGLGNDDEDTVVYVLSTLCDRVLVPDSLVPTGLRSVLFGSVTLEQLASISGREGGGLAAELAHELLYMVCTDPSNGLMPDLKRVPSPLRGNPKRLLGLMKKLKAAEVENHRNLLLAIVKGKSSFGSAYLDEFPYNLEDPSSRNWFASVSLAANVLSSVGDGLVFGFIGSQTQEPPTLNSPEVQNIMKCIGPRSFSRLVINKGLLHSDPLAKHGTLKLVLEVLKLLELLIGALNSVSSSQGQMIHKWESLKQDIWNAVRILLPDPQVLFSLLSSLNEFYRGLEQCSKRPADSEIGDKMNSRKKLKIDVANEDTDILVGGVSYSPDAALPLDGEGIINEDDMDNSKDEAYFLKLITELWGLHSSALPDSTVKEAEVLFYSKLLNALTVYYKTMPTMLEGLFDFFKILPNNPLALPTMLQQALLSLLQEHVGWSSKCEIASRVHPQMYKHLLPFLELSMYSQNRDIKDQAYSLAKASMYSTGAFDQNPKEICSWFFFIPGYRKDYMLGGAVGCDIYKKLSSPVLLFLRDAVIESGNKLFYYLNLLRSSLSSIPGAKDTSPDFSAFTICILDKCLTLITAESGAFSVSEKSMVSLYMCNTLKYLLETQVDPLLLSSIIDLKLSERLEAAYDLDDSQCLCEWRPFNSLLHLARRILQKTYRISSNCNEVVYTDSSFTRTVGEVQRLLKSEFDGSLLGVTIGFCFSLACTRPAEIIQNFPLIMSVSNKLLGVPLSLLMQLFFSEPSLLNDASKRWREIFFTGLDRAVTGLSGGRTMDCSVISSMDNKSNAFSVFLDRAPFYILFPAILDIDGLDLSNQSGLQNLFMAKLSEETSDHLLSIFRYLLFWLNQAQLSYRNEHFEGFEKLSEACFLLLSRMLKELVVEKFNSCGLDTFTPFTIHFVKELVVTILDHPAVAAVLECPSPVKSDFACGIIKDSVDQFVESAKLEVSKMDHHVHNLLKATSELWLSFCHSQGSSSEVYHANKHVISSFKNVVNKLVMAFKQKMNECMKSKNVIPLVPTLCALHNLIHFISPFEMLELVHWMLSAIDHEDRSVWLTSVLCVGLHIAGSAFSHLAANMQQPHEKMPFCLFWGIQQEQFDVILYEKIFSQVYEIATRFELDVADICLLKAVKVVKTHKAIQKPSHPFLKITCRAVANTHVNILSHCMLKITKRKAEILFLVADISPLHLSVFGKLFSDMMNKYVAVKSCAVQQICGYSDEDMLMLLPTVILYLNSIPSKFGGQLCMLHENIVSFYWGILKQGFSIWKSYVSREIFQVECCENLSMEDSLNLVSGSLLTNTVLVAQLFFELRGDLVNVKKRMSIFNSVCSSEYSDLLEFDLTQDGAYSVEESLNVVNRTVTKIRLCRALLFSEKRKFPSVLKRDTELIPSEDCSILDLARIRLLNLLVQSWQLIVKRCSLNVVDFSQIEVGSCSLFRYLEVYILRNLMEITMEMHDCLLNLASLPFIEQLAKSSLLHRFYDPTTLRMLRAIISSVSEGKFSCISIIQLLLAHSQFAATIHSSPISAGHSHFGLIFTPLPSIMRSYVPCIDQDALDLKDNFKLSEERARQLELVKLLKLLFQIRAQQCDIDNVKDIGINLRELVFLLLSSYGASMSAIDLEIYSLLDEIKSANDLDEESMAKLDFLWSSALLKVRKENELVQTLSRNLSEAEAVDDYRRIHFRENIPIDPKFCATTVLYFPYDRTVGAGILRKPETDNPDFRYAVHYTDVEKICVYDPIFILRFSVHCLSMGFIEPLEFASLGLLAISAVSISSPDDDMRKLGYEVLGRFKSTLEKCQKRKDVMRLRLLMSYLQNGIEEPWQKISSITAVFVAEASFVLLDPSHDHYSAISAYLMRSPSANMKGIPLFHNFFWSSSTNFIAERLWILRLLYSGLNANDDTQIYIRNAIFETLLSFYVSPISSHESKELIVQIVKKSVGIPKMARYLVEQCGLISWSSCVISSLSWSPCRRDSFVELTVILEKYALEQLVELSCNLYKMLVERVETFKGKTQLVKLILQIVTSALKISQKRKVYQPHFNISIESLLQLCEVVDECCDGRQSPVAQIALEAVLMSTPPVNILQMDKEKVSKFVRWATLIALQPKIENIHGLENFACIVRLQAEKETDDSLISKLVRWLAASVIVGKLSLRFSNSDLCHSFDRSKLNNLLSMMEWNEKRCEETNRAFACEGTLALSIFFLQQLQCTNYIVLPSVVSALSLLLLSSLSSADILAGDAVQLATLCSKINCPAEANPAWRWSFYQPWKDHSSELTDAEKLEENQACEMLLVVISKLLGRNSLYSQFFSFQDLEKLCVFDWERSILNSQ